In the Nitrospirota bacterium genome, one interval contains:
- a CDS encoding NAD(P)-binding domain-containing protein has product MIDTIISPLVIAVAVGAYVAHQSKRSRKNLKKISKAREYGTHEPVHIHPLVDPGVCIGSGACATACPEKDILGLVNGRASLINSSHCIGHGACASACPVGAIKLVFGTETRGVDIPYVTPNFETNVKGVFIVGELGGMGLIKNAVTQGREVIEYMLCRLRSADKKRDDILDTVIIGAGPAGISASLAAVENNLRFVTLEQEDIGGTVLQYPRHKIVMTSPMDLPIYGKVKLGETSKKALLDLWMTVINKSELKIRTQEKMTDVKQDDDCFKVFTNKGEYVTRTIVLAIGRRGTPRKLGVQGEKLPKVAYRLLEPEQHRDQHLLVVGGGDSAVEAAIALSDQPGNVVTLSYRGDAFSRIKPMNKERLDKMIEKQSVEVILNSNVKEIGEKSVRIAIKDDVTDIPNDYVYIFAGGELPNEFLSKIGVRIEKRFGT; this is encoded by the coding sequence ATGATAGATACTATTATTTCACCTTTAGTTATTGCTGTTGCGGTAGGGGCATATGTAGCGCATCAAAGCAAGAGGAGCAGAAAGAACCTGAAGAAAATAAGCAAGGCAAGAGAATACGGCACCCATGAACCGGTTCATATACACCCCCTCGTGGACCCTGGTGTATGTATAGGCAGCGGGGCTTGTGCAACCGCATGCCCTGAAAAGGATATTCTGGGCCTTGTGAATGGGCGTGCAAGTCTGATCAATTCTTCACACTGCATAGGACATGGTGCATGCGCTTCTGCATGCCCTGTAGGGGCAATCAAACTTGTCTTTGGTACAGAGACTCGCGGAGTAGATATACCATATGTAACCCCTAATTTTGAGACGAACGTGAAAGGTGTTTTCATCGTCGGTGAGCTTGGGGGTATGGGACTGATTAAAAATGCCGTTACTCAGGGACGTGAGGTTATTGAATATATGTTGTGCCGTCTCCGGAGTGCTGACAAGAAACGGGATGACATACTTGATACCGTGATAATCGGAGCCGGTCCTGCCGGGATATCTGCTTCCCTTGCGGCAGTAGAAAACAACCTGAGGTTTGTCACATTAGAGCAGGAGGATATTGGAGGAACAGTCCTGCAGTATCCCCGGCATAAGATCGTCATGACCTCTCCTATGGACCTGCCGATATACGGAAAGGTAAAACTTGGTGAGACGAGTAAAAAGGCCCTTCTTGATCTCTGGATGACAGTAATAAATAAGTCCGAACTGAAGATCAGGACGCAAGAGAAGATGACAGATGTTAAACAGGACGATGATTGTTTCAAGGTCTTTACCAATAAGGGTGAGTATGTTACAAGGACGATAGTGCTGGCTATCGGTCGCCGCGGAACACCAAGAAAACTTGGCGTTCAAGGGGAAAAATTACCTAAAGTTGCATACAGGTTATTGGAACCTGAACAGCACAGGGACCAGCATCTGTTAGTCGTGGGAGGCGGGGACAGCGCTGTCGAGGCTGCTATTGCCCTGTCAGACCAGCCGGGCAATGTAGTCACGCTCTCCTATCGTGGCGATGCCTTCAGCCGTATAAAGCCAATGAACAAAGAACGTCTTGACAAGATGATAGAAAAACAATCAGTAGAAGTTATACTGAATTCCAATGTTAAAGAGATAGGAGAGAAGTCAGTCAGGATAGCGATTAAAGACGATGTGACTGATATACCCAATGACTATGTATATATATTTGCCGGCGGCGAACTCCCCAATGAATTCCTCAGCAAGATCGGGGTCAGGATAGAGAAGAGATTCGGGACATAA
- a CDS encoding radical SAM protein, translating to MPEYLELFHTGELHKRSEVMEEKLRGCKLCPRECKVDRAKDEYGFCRSGLLPIVASYCIHHGEEPVLSGTRGSGTIFFGYCNLRCVFCQNHQISQPVSSIRNKEISIERLADIMLELQASGCHNINFVSPSHCSAQIVKAVEIAAAEGLNIPLVYNSNGYDSIETLKLLDGIIGIYLPDIKYDDDNTAFKYSMAADYVIHSKAAICEMKRQVGDLEVDEKGIAVKGLIIRHLVLPNNLSDSEAVFRFISEEIGEKTFISTMSQYFPAHKALNHPLLTRSIRESEYDKVLGWIEKYGLDNGWVQDFSSRDYYCPDFERDQPFALE from the coding sequence ATGCCGGAATATCTTGAACTATTTCACACAGGTGAACTGCATAAACGATCTGAGGTCATGGAAGAGAAGCTCAGAGGGTGTAAGCTTTGTCCACGTGAATGCAAGGTTGACAGGGCTAAGGATGAGTACGGATTCTGCCGTTCCGGCCTCCTTCCCATAGTTGCAAGCTACTGTATCCATCATGGTGAGGAACCTGTACTCTCAGGAACAAGGGGTTCAGGTACAATATTTTTCGGCTACTGCAATCTGCGATGTGTCTTCTGTCAGAACCACCAGATTTCTCAACCTGTAAGTTCAATTAGAAATAAAGAAATAAGTATTGAACGTCTTGCAGACATCATGCTTGAACTGCAGGCAAGTGGCTGTCACAACATTAACTTTGTCTCCCCGTCACATTGCAGTGCCCAGATTGTCAAGGCTGTTGAAATAGCAGCAGCAGAGGGGCTTAACATCCCGCTTGTATATAACAGTAACGGTTATGATTCCATTGAGACGCTTAAATTGCTGGATGGAATAATTGGTATATACCTTCCTGACATAAAATATGATGATGACAATACTGCATTTAAATATTCAATGGCTGCGGATTATGTGATTCATTCAAAGGCTGCAATTTGTGAGATGAAACGGCAGGTTGGTGATCTTGAGGTTGATGAAAAGGGAATTGCAGTAAAGGGGTTGATAATCAGACACCTCGTATTGCCCAACAATCTGTCTGACAGTGAGGCAGTTTTCAGGTTTATAAGTGAAGAGATTGGAGAGAAGACATTTATCAGCACAATGTCCCAATACTTTCCTGCGCATAAGGCACTAAATCATCCACTACTTACGAGATCAATACGCGAGAGTGAGTATGACAAGGTTCTGGGATGGATTGAAAAGTATGGGCTTGATAACGGGTGGGTGCAGGATTTTTCAAGTCGCGACTACTATTGTCCGGATTTCGAAAGAGATCAACCATTTGCCTTAGAGTAA
- the cadA gene encoding cadmium-translocating P-type ATPase encodes MVADFRKRFWISIVITFPILILSPMLQRVVGLREAIHFTGDIYLLFALSSIVFFYGGWPFLKGLFDELTSLKPGMMTLIAIAITTAYVYSSAIVFGLAGKMFFWELATLIDIMLLGHWIEMKSLMGASRALEELAKLMPSDAHKLMPDGSIKEVPVSELVIGDKVLVKPGEKIPADGAVLEGETSVNEAMLTGESQPITKKMGSKVIGGSINGEGSITIEVKGTGKDSFLSQVVVLVKQAQESKSKTQDLANTAALWLTLIALGGGAITLFLWLFVMNRDFAFAMERTVTVMVIACPHALGLAVPLVVAVSTALAATNGLLIRNRAAFERSRKLQAIIFDKTGTLTEGRFGVTETIVFSNDINEQQVLNYAAAVDAHSEHPIAKAIVASAKESLPVEGFKSIPGKGAEGNVNGKQVKVVSPGYLREQKLSVTDKRAEGLKSEGKTVVFVLIDGALKGAIALADIVRPESKQAIASLKAMNIRCMMLTGDNKQVAQWVSERIGLDEYFAEVLPQDKAAKVKEVQARGLVVGMTGDGVNDAPALAQSDVGIAIGAGTDVAVETADIILVRSNPLDVLAIIMLANATYRKMVQNLIWATGYNLFAIPLAAGALYGYGFLLTPALGAVLMSFSTVIVAVNARLLHIAREA; translated from the coding sequence ATGGTTGCGGACTTTAGGAAGCGTTTTTGGATCTCCATAGTTATCACATTTCCCATCCTTATTCTCTCTCCTATGCTGCAAAGGGTGGTCGGACTTCGGGAGGCTATTCACTTCACTGGGGATATCTATCTCCTGTTTGCACTTTCTTCTATCGTCTTCTTTTATGGCGGCTGGCCATTCCTCAAGGGATTGTTCGATGAATTGACATCTTTGAAGCCTGGAATGATGACCCTCATTGCTATCGCCATTACAACAGCGTATGTGTATAGCAGCGCTATCGTGTTCGGCCTCGCAGGCAAAATGTTTTTTTGGGAACTGGCAACATTGATTGACATCATGCTTCTGGGCCATTGGATTGAGATGAAGTCGCTCATGGGTGCTTCGCGTGCACTGGAGGAATTGGCAAAGCTCATGCCCTCAGACGCCCACAAGCTCATGCCCGACGGGAGCATCAAAGAAGTTCCGGTCAGCGAACTCGTGATTGGTGACAAAGTCCTGGTGAAACCCGGAGAGAAAATTCCTGCCGACGGTGCTGTCCTGGAGGGAGAAACTTCAGTGAACGAAGCGATGCTGACAGGCGAATCTCAACCCATCACGAAAAAAATGGGGAGTAAAGTGATAGGTGGCTCCATCAACGGCGAGGGATCCATTACTATCGAAGTGAAAGGAACTGGCAAAGACTCTTTCCTCTCGCAGGTTGTCGTCCTGGTCAAGCAGGCGCAAGAGAGCAAATCGAAAACGCAGGATCTCGCCAACACAGCGGCACTGTGGCTCACCCTCATTGCCCTGGGTGGAGGCGCCATCACGCTTTTCCTCTGGTTGTTCGTCATGAACCGAGACTTCGCCTTTGCAATGGAGCGCACGGTCACTGTCATGGTCATAGCCTGCCCGCACGCGCTTGGTTTGGCAGTACCGCTGGTGGTTGCGGTCTCCACGGCACTGGCCGCGACAAACGGGCTGCTGATCCGCAATCGCGCAGCTTTTGAACGCTCCCGAAAACTCCAGGCGATCATCTTCGACAAGACCGGCACGCTCACAGAAGGCCGGTTTGGCGTAACCGAAACCATTGTATTCTCCAATGATATCAATGAACAGCAAGTGCTGAATTATGCTGCGGCGGTTGATGCCCATTCCGAGCATCCCATCGCAAAGGCAATTGTAGCGTCAGCGAAGGAATCGCTGCCCGTCGAAGGTTTCAAGTCTATTCCAGGCAAGGGAGCGGAGGGCAATGTCAATGGCAAGCAGGTCAAAGTCGTCAGTCCAGGCTATCTGCGCGAGCAGAAGCTTTCTGTCACCGACAAGCGGGCGGAAGGACTGAAATCAGAGGGCAAGACCGTCGTGTTCGTCCTGATTGATGGAGCGTTGAAAGGCGCGATAGCCCTGGCCGACATAGTCCGGCCCGAATCGAAGCAGGCCATTGCGTCGCTCAAAGCAATGAACATTCGCTGCATGATGCTCACAGGGGACAATAAGCAGGTGGCCCAATGGGTGTCGGAACGAATCGGGCTGGATGAATATTTTGCCGAGGTGCTGCCGCAGGATAAAGCGGCCAAGGTGAAGGAAGTGCAGGCCCGGGGTCTGGTCGTCGGTATGACCGGCGACGGTGTAAACGACGCCCCGGCGCTGGCACAGTCCGATGTGGGCATAGCCATTGGTGCTGGAACGGATGTGGCCGTCGAGACAGCCGACATTATTCTGGTCCGCAGCAATCCGCTCGATGTCCTAGCCATCATCATGCTGGCCAACGCCACCTACCGTAAAATGGTGCAGAACCTCATTTGGGCCACGGGCTATAACTTGTTCGCTATTCCTTTAGCTGCCGGAGCGCTCTATGGCTACGGTTTCCTGCTCACCCCGGCGCTGGGCGCGGTGCTCATGTCGTTTAGCACAGTGATTGTGGCCGTAAATGCGAGGTTGCTTCACATTGCAAGGGAAGCGTAA
- a CDS encoding YHS domain-containing protein: MAKDPVCKMDVDEITAVHYTHYRHETIYFCSEICKQSFDMDHESVKRSWWQRRMDRMIEANRKLFGENPSQTVHGGIMNTFPELSDNLGEAGLVIDPVCQMEIHKGEAADSRSYEGKIYYFCAVECGIRFDQHPEIYTGKMKDPLEGEVDQNG, from the coding sequence ATGGCGAAGGACCCTGTCTGTAAGATGGATGTGGATGAAATAACGGCTGTTCATTATACCCACTACCGGCACGAAACCATCTATTTCTGTTCCGAGATCTGCAAACAATCCTTTGATATGGACCATGAATCGGTTAAACGGTCATGGTGGCAGCGCCGGATGGATCGGATGATTGAAGCCAACCGGAAACTCTTTGGGGAAAATCCGTCTCAAACCGTGCACGGAGGTATCATGAACACGTTCCCCGAACTCAGTGATAACCTTGGCGAGGCCGGTCTGGTGATTGATCCGGTTTGCCAGATGGAAATTCATAAGGGAGAAGCGGCAGATTCAAGGAGTTATGAAGGAAAAATCTATTATTTCTGTGCTGTGGAATGCGGGATCCGGTTTGATCAACATCCTGAGATTTATACAGGGAAGATGAAAGACCCATTAGAGGGGGAAGTGGATCAGAATGGATAA
- a CDS encoding MBL fold metallo-hydrolase has protein sequence MKLQFLGATHTVTGSKYLIEHNRRKVLIDCGLFQGLKELRLRNREPFPIDPQKIDSVVLTHAHIDHTGYLPVLMTQGFRGSIYCTSGTRDLCRILLPDSGRLQEEEAGYANRKGFSKHKPALPLYTEEDAMQVLGLFRTIPYETQFDLGDGINLKLIKSGHIIGSAFVSLTNGKTSILFSGDLGREKDLVLRSPGLITESDYLVLESTYGDRLHDPRDPQDQVEEIINRAVARNGVVIVPAFSVGRTQTLLYILHLLKMKGRIPDIPVYLNSPMSISATDVFFDYPGEQRLNPDQREGISNVAKFINSPEESKALNAKKGPMIIISASGMATGGRVLHHLKAFAPDPNNTIVFTGFQAAGTRGASMIANAESVKIHGQYIPVRAEVDVVHNLSAHADQHEILKWLSHFRKPPKTTFITHGEPQAAQTLREKIEDTLHWNCKIPEYLEKIELL, from the coding sequence ATGAAGCTTCAGTTCTTAGGTGCAACTCATACAGTTACCGGATCAAAGTACTTAATTGAACACAACCGCAGAAAGGTATTGATTGATTGCGGTCTTTTTCAGGGGCTCAAGGAGCTTCGTCTCCGCAACCGGGAACCTTTTCCGATTGATCCGCAAAAAATAGACAGTGTTGTGCTTACCCATGCACATATTGACCACACAGGCTATCTTCCAGTACTCATGACACAGGGCTTCAGGGGTTCTATCTACTGCACCTCAGGCACGCGCGATCTTTGCCGGATACTTCTTCCGGATAGCGGAAGACTGCAGGAAGAAGAGGCAGGGTATGCCAACAGAAAGGGGTTCTCCAAACACAAACCAGCGCTTCCTCTTTATACAGAAGAAGATGCCATGCAAGTCCTGGGTCTGTTCCGTACCATTCCTTATGAGACTCAGTTTGATCTCGGTGATGGCATTAATCTGAAACTGATCAAATCAGGTCATATCATTGGATCTGCCTTTGTATCGCTTACAAATGGAAAGACGTCCATTTTGTTCTCCGGCGACCTTGGACGCGAAAAAGATTTAGTACTGCGGTCGCCAGGACTTATAACTGAAAGCGATTATCTTGTTCTTGAATCCACTTATGGCGATCGTTTGCATGATCCGAGAGATCCGCAGGATCAGGTTGAAGAGATCATTAATCGAGCGGTTGCTCGAAATGGGGTAGTCATAGTCCCCGCGTTTTCAGTCGGACGCACACAGACCTTGCTTTACATTCTTCATTTATTGAAGATGAAAGGGCGGATACCGGACATACCTGTGTATTTAAACAGTCCCATGTCCATCAGCGCTACCGACGTCTTTTTTGATTATCCCGGCGAGCAGCGTCTGAATCCGGATCAGCGTGAAGGTATCAGCAATGTGGCCAAATTCATCAACAGCCCTGAAGAATCAAAAGCGCTAAACGCAAAGAAGGGCCCCATGATCATTATCTCGGCAAGCGGGATGGCAACCGGTGGACGCGTCCTTCATCATTTGAAGGCATTTGCTCCTGACCCGAACAATACAATAGTATTTACCGGATTCCAGGCAGCAGGCACACGCGGTGCGTCAATGATTGCTAACGCAGAGAGTGTAAAAATCCACGGCCAGTATATTCCGGTCAGGGCAGAAGTAGATGTAGTTCACAATCTATCGGCCCATGCAGATCAACATGAAATATTAAAATGGTTATCGCACTTCAGAAAACCGCCGAAGACCACCTTTATTACCCATGGAGAGCCGCAGGCAGCGCAAACCCTCAGGGAAAAAATCGAAGATACCCTCCATTGGAATTGTAAAATCCCGGAATATCTTGAGAAAATAGAGCTTTTATAA
- a CDS encoding peptide chain release factor-like protein, which translates to MGTFPVSLSKENELREKMDSLNIREDDIRESFIRSSGKGGQNVNKVSTCVYLRHIPSGLEVKCQRERSQSLNRFHARVLLVKKIEQMIRGKESEEREKIEKIRRQKRKRSKRSKEKMLADKKIQSQKKKLRSGRIKLNE; encoded by the coding sequence ATGGGAACGTTTCCTGTCAGTCTTTCAAAAGAAAATGAACTTAGAGAAAAGATGGATTCCCTGAATATCCGGGAAGATGACATCAGGGAATCTTTTATCCGTTCCAGTGGAAAAGGGGGACAGAATGTCAATAAGGTCTCGACCTGTGTTTATCTGAGACACATTCCAAGCGGTCTCGAGGTTAAATGCCAGAGAGAACGTTCTCAATCTCTGAACCGATTTCACGCAAGGGTACTCCTTGTTAAGAAAATAGAGCAGATGATAAGGGGAAAGGAGAGCGAAGAAAGAGAGAAAATTGAAAAAATTCGCCGCCAGAAGAGGAAACGTTCAAAAAGATCCAAAGAGAAAATGCTTGCTGATAAGAAAATCCAGTCTCAAAAGAAAAAGCTCCGCTCCGGAAGAATCAAATTGAATGAGTAA
- a CDS encoding YihY/virulence factor BrkB family protein yields the protein MKLIFKSITDFFKDDGPLLAGSISYFFVMAIIPFSFIIIAIIGYVLGEKQEFYAFLLNKLLNLFPKATYSITKELGKIITFKRIGFFTLLIYGIFSYQLYSAVERALNIIFKIGSKRSLVLSILLSISLVTLMITLLLISFGATSVISMVKILDQFFPGLVISRIAGFLIAFVIPLFLTILTATALYILLPKRRVLFIHALLGGLFTALFIEAAKHVFTFYVASKLYKLGAVYGPISAFITFLMWVFYAVSIFLIGAEVVHNLGDRRKTREIYKSLHK from the coding sequence ATGAAATTAATATTCAAAAGTATCACTGATTTTTTTAAAGATGATGGTCCGCTGCTTGCAGGTTCCATTTCCTACTTCTTCGTCATGGCCATCATCCCCTTTTCCTTCATAATTATAGCAATCATTGGTTATGTCCTTGGGGAAAAGCAGGAGTTCTATGCCTTTCTATTAAATAAATTATTAAATTTATTCCCTAAAGCAACTTACTCAATAACCAAAGAATTGGGTAAAATCATTACCTTTAAAAGGATCGGTTTTTTTACGCTATTAATCTATGGGATATTTTCCTATCAGCTGTACTCCGCTGTAGAACGGGCCTTAAATATCATATTTAAAATTGGAAGCAAAAGATCACTTGTTCTTTCTATATTACTTTCTATATCACTGGTGACACTGATGATTACACTTCTTCTCATCTCCTTTGGCGCAACATCAGTTATATCCATGGTGAAAATTCTTGATCAGTTTTTCCCGGGACTGGTAATCAGCAGGATAGCGGGCTTCCTCATAGCCTTTGTTATCCCTCTTTTTCTAACAATTCTCACAGCGACAGCCCTGTATATACTGCTTCCAAAGAGAAGAGTATTATTCATTCATGCGTTGCTGGGCGGGCTTTTTACGGCACTATTCATTGAGGCGGCCAAACATGTTTTTACTTTTTATGTGGCATCGAAACTGTACAAACTCGGAGCTGTATACGGACCTATTTCGGCATTTATCACTTTCTTAATGTGGGTATTCTATGCCGTATCTATATTCCTGATAGGTGCAGAGGTTGTTCACAATCTTGGAGACCGCCGGAAGACAAGAGAGATTTACAAGTCTTTACATAAGTGA
- a CDS encoding efflux RND transporter permease subunit: MLNKIIEFSIKNKFIVLLFTAMAIIWGIWTLYKTPLDAIPDLSDVQVIIYTEYPGQAPQVVEDQITYPLTTAMLAVPKSKVVRGFSFFGVSFVYIIFEDGTDIYWARSRVLEYLNFASGKLPKGVSPTIGPDATGVGWVFEYSIEGKGYNLAELRSIQDWYVRYQLATVPGVSEVASIGGFVKQYQVNIDPNKLLTYNISLKDVVDSIKMGNVDVGGRVVELSEREYMVRGLGYIKKLPDIENIVLKVDQSGTPIRIQDVARVELGPDERRGIVERDGEGEVVGGIVVMRFGENALNVISNVKNKIEEIKPGLPPGVKIITTYDRSHLILSAIHTLTEKLTEEFIVVSIVCIIFLLHFRSALVAILMLPIAILMSFIVMYYLGINANIMSLGGIAIAIGAMIDAAIVMIENAHKHFERRHKSGVMIQEKDRWEIILDASKEVGPALFFSLLIITVSFVPVFTLEAQEGRLFKPLAYTKTFSMAAAALLSITLVPILMGYFIRGHIMPEEKNPVSRFLIYIYRPAIDIVLRFKKTTIIIAVVILAISIYPFSRLGSEFMPPLNEGTLMFMPVTLPGISVTKAAELMQTQDKIIKSFPEVESVFGKAGRAMTATDPAPMEMFETIINLKPEDTWRTGMTQKKLIDEMNKALEMPGVTNAWTMPIKARIDMLSTGIRTPVGIKVFGKDLNTIERLATEIESVVKTIPGTASVYAERLIGGYYIDIDIKREEAARYGLKIADIQQVIMSAIGGENISTTVEGLERYPINVRYKRELRDSVDKIGRVLVPTMTGQHIPLSQVADIRLSKGVAGIKTENALLNTWVYVDVSDSDIGGYVADAKKAVIENIKFPPGYYITWSGQYEYMARVWERLRYIIPLTLFIIVLLLYFNFKSFTETLIILLAIPFSLIGASWILFLLGYNLSIAVWVGFIALAGVDAETGIVMLIYLKYSYERRKEEGKMNSYEDLRDAIVEGTVLRVRPKLMTVTAIIAGLLPIMWGTGAGADVMKRIAAPMVGGMVTSTLMELLVLPAIYIVWKGWKFK, from the coding sequence ATGCTGAACAAAATAATCGAATTTTCTATAAAGAATAAGTTTATCGTACTCCTCTTCACTGCAATGGCAATAATATGGGGTATATGGACTCTTTATAAAACCCCTCTCGACGCAATCCCCGATCTCTCTGATGTTCAGGTCATAATCTATACAGAGTATCCGGGCCAGGCCCCGCAGGTAGTTGAAGATCAGATTACTTATCCTCTTACTACTGCAATGCTTGCAGTTCCCAAGAGCAAGGTAGTGAGGGGCTTTTCCTTCTTTGGTGTATCATTCGTATATATCATCTTTGAAGACGGCACTGATATATACTGGGCCCGCTCACGAGTACTTGAATATCTGAACTTTGCCTCCGGAAAGCTCCCAAAGGGTGTATCCCCGACTATTGGTCCGGATGCAACAGGAGTTGGATGGGTCTTTGAATACAGCATAGAAGGTAAGGGATACAACCTTGCAGAGCTCAGGAGTATACAGGACTGGTATGTACGATACCAGCTTGCGACAGTCCCCGGGGTCTCCGAAGTAGCCTCCATTGGAGGATTTGTAAAACAGTACCAGGTGAATATAGACCCCAACAAGCTTCTTACTTACAACATATCTCTTAAGGATGTGGTGGATTCCATAAAGATGGGAAATGTTGATGTCGGAGGGAGGGTTGTTGAGTTATCGGAACGCGAGTATATGGTCAGGGGGCTTGGTTATATAAAGAAACTGCCTGACATAGAGAATATCGTTCTTAAGGTAGATCAAAGCGGGACACCTATCAGGATTCAGGATGTTGCGCGTGTTGAGCTTGGTCCGGATGAGCGAAGGGGGATTGTAGAACGGGATGGGGAGGGTGAGGTTGTAGGCGGCATCGTTGTAATGAGATTCGGGGAGAATGCGCTCAACGTAATCAGTAATGTAAAGAATAAGATTGAAGAGATCAAGCCAGGTCTGCCGCCGGGCGTAAAGATTATTACCACATACGACAGGAGTCACCTGATACTCAGCGCAATACATACCTTGACGGAAAAGCTTACCGAAGAATTTATTGTTGTATCCATAGTATGTATCATCTTTCTACTGCACTTCAGGAGCGCTCTTGTTGCCATTCTTATGCTGCCTATAGCTATCCTGATGTCGTTTATCGTGATGTATTATCTTGGGATCAATGCAAATATCATGAGCCTTGGCGGCATAGCCATAGCCATAGGAGCGATGATAGATGCAGCCATCGTTATGATAGAAAATGCCCATAAGCACTTTGAAAGGCGTCACAAGTCAGGAGTCATGATTCAGGAGAAAGACAGATGGGAGATAATCCTTGATGCGAGTAAAGAGGTAGGCCCCGCACTGTTTTTTTCTCTTCTCATAATAACCGTTTCCTTTGTACCTGTTTTTACTCTTGAAGCTCAGGAAGGTCGCCTGTTTAAGCCCCTTGCCTACACAAAGACCTTTTCAATGGCTGCTGCCGCCTTATTGTCTATTACACTCGTGCCTATCCTTATGGGATATTTCATAAGGGGGCACATAATGCCCGAAGAGAAGAATCCTGTTTCAAGGTTTTTGATCTATATTTACCGGCCGGCTATAGATATCGTATTAAGGTTTAAAAAGACGACAATCATTATTGCTGTTGTTATTCTTGCCATCAGCATCTATCCCTTTTCCAGGCTTGGATCTGAATTTATGCCGCCGCTTAACGAGGGGACATTGATGTTCATGCCTGTTACACTTCCTGGCATATCTGTGACAAAGGCCGCTGAGTTGATGCAGACACAGGACAAGATTATAAAGAGCTTCCCTGAGGTTGAGTCTGTCTTTGGAAAGGCCGGAAGGGCGATGACTGCCACAGATCCTGCCCCAATGGAGATGTTTGAGACGATTATAAACCTGAAGCCTGAAGATACGTGGCGAACTGGTATGACACAGAAGAAACTTATTGATGAGATGAATAAAGCCCTTGAGATGCCGGGAGTGACCAATGCCTGGACCATGCCTATTAAGGCCAGGATAGACATGCTCTCTACGGGAATCCGAACCCCCGTGGGCATAAAAGTCTTTGGAAAGGACTTAAATACTATTGAGCGTCTTGCGACAGAGATAGAGTCAGTTGTGAAGACCATTCCAGGTACGGCCAGTGTTTATGCGGAGAGGCTCATAGGAGGTTACTATATTGACATTGATATAAAACGGGAAGAAGCAGCGAGGTATGGGCTTAAGATAGCAGACATTCAACAGGTAATAATGTCTGCTATCGGAGGGGAGAACATATCTACTACCGTTGAGGGACTTGAGAGATACCCCATCAATGTCAGATACAAGAGGGAACTAAGGGATAGTGTGGATAAGATAGGCCGTGTCCTTGTGCCGACCATGACAGGACAGCATATCCCTTTATCTCAAGTCGCTGATATACGACTGAGCAAGGGGGTGGCAGGCATAAAAACAGAGAATGCCCTTTTAAATACATGGGTTTATGTAGATGTCAGTGACAGTGATATTGGCGGCTATGTCGCTGATGCAAAAAAGGCAGTGATTGAGAATATAAAATTTCCGCCCGGTTATTATATAACATGGAGTGGTCAGTATGAATATATGGCGAGGGTTTGGGAACGACTTAGATACATTATACCGCTGACGTTGTTTATTATAGTGCTGTTGCTTTATTTTAATTTCAAGTCTTTTACAGAGACGCTGATCATTCTCCTTGCGATACCGTTCTCATTGATAGGTGCATCATGGATTCTTTTTCTATTGGGTTACAACCTCAGTATTGCTGTTTGGGTAGGTTTTATTGCCCTTGCGGGTGTTGATGCTGAGACAGGGATTGTAATGCTCATTTACCTGAAATACTCTTATGAGAGGCGAAAGGAGGAGGGAAAGATGAACAGCTACGAGGACCTGCGGGATGCGATAGTTGAAGGAACAGTATTGAGGGTGAGACCAAAATTGATGACTGTAACAGCTATTATTGCCGGCCTTCTTCCAATCATGTGGGGGACTGGTGCGGGGGCTGATGTGATGAAGAGGATAGCGGCGCCAATGGTAGGAGGTATGGTTACATCAACCCTGATGGAATTGCTTGTGTTGCCGGCGATTTACATTGTTTGGAAGGGCTGGAAGTTTAAATGA